Proteins encoded within one genomic window of Syntrophales bacterium:
- a CDS encoding putative toxin-antitoxin system toxin component, PIN family, producing MKIVLDANVIIAAFATRGLCESIMEVCLSEYDIALSDDLLDEILRNLRHKIKLPPNVVDNIGALLREYSNISIPVPLASDVCRDPDDIKILGLAVASNADYIVTGDKDLLILKSFQGIPILNPRSFSDILHSREK from the coding sequence ATGAAGATTGTCCTTGACGCTAATGTTATTATTGCTGCTTTTGCTACCCGCGGGCTTTGTGAATCCATCATGGAAGTATGTCTCAGCGAGTATGATATTGCGCTCAGTGATGATTTGTTAGATGAAATTCTGAGAAACCTTCGGCACAAGATCAAACTTCCTCCAAACGTTGTTGACAATATTGGTGCGCTTCTACGTGAGTATTCAAATATTTCAATTCCAGTACCACTTGCATCGGATGTGTGTCGTGATCCTGATGATATAAAAATTCTTGGTTTAGCGGTTGCCTCAAATGCAGATTACATTGTCACGGGTGATAAAGATTTACTGATTTTAAAAAGCTTCCAAGGCATCCCGATTTTAAATCCAAGATCATTCTCTGACATTCTTCATAGTAGAGAAAAATGA